In a genomic window of Candidatus Thermoplasmatota archaeon:
- a CDS encoding AAA family ATPase has translation MRHLIEDELRGPSVFKDAGKLSFDYVPEDLPGREEETKKLARTFGPVLANRGSGQTILVTGPVGSGKTALSKRFAMDFKAYAASQGVPIEWVDVNCRRRSTDSAALLKILTHFDERFPDRGFSNSEMLEILRKQLERREAHLLVILDEVDILLKKSGSDLVYALTRFNEEATRAKVGVSLIMVSQRDVRTFLDEAAQSTFKRTSVLAVEKYGEAQLKSIVRQRVGLAFHANAFPEDLEDLVAEMAAERGDARLAIELLHKAGQNADDESRKTVSAEDLRAAKSSVSDTVEEGKLRELDLHKKLTLLAIARALKKGGAFAITGEVESIYAVACEERGEKPRAHTQFWTYLKDLEGLGFIHTRRSGKGVLGTTTLISLPDVPAKSLEERLLALLGK, from the coding sequence GTGCGCCACCTCATCGAGGACGAGCTTCGCGGCCCCTCCGTCTTCAAGGATGCGGGCAAGCTCAGCTTCGACTACGTCCCGGAGGACCTCCCGGGCCGCGAGGAGGAGACGAAGAAGCTCGCGCGCACCTTCGGCCCCGTCCTCGCGAACCGGGGGAGCGGGCAGACGATCCTCGTGACCGGCCCCGTGGGGTCGGGCAAGACGGCGCTCTCGAAGCGCTTCGCGATGGACTTCAAGGCCTACGCCGCAAGCCAGGGGGTCCCGATCGAATGGGTGGACGTGAACTGCCGGCGCCGCTCGACGGACTCCGCCGCGCTCCTCAAGATCCTCACGCATTTCGACGAGCGCTTCCCGGACCGCGGCTTCTCGAACTCCGAGATGCTCGAGATCCTGCGCAAGCAGCTCGAGCGGCGCGAGGCCCATCTCCTCGTCATTCTCGACGAGGTGGACATCCTCCTCAAGAAATCCGGCTCCGACCTCGTGTACGCGCTCACGCGCTTCAACGAGGAGGCGACGCGGGCGAAGGTCGGCGTGAGCCTGATCATGGTCTCGCAGCGCGACGTGCGCACGTTCCTCGACGAGGCCGCGCAGAGCACGTTCAAGCGCACGAGCGTCCTCGCGGTGGAGAAGTACGGCGAAGCGCAGCTGAAGTCCATCGTGCGCCAGCGCGTCGGCCTCGCGTTCCACGCGAACGCGTTCCCGGAGGACCTCGAGGACCTCGTCGCGGAGATGGCGGCCGAGCGCGGCGACGCGCGCCTCGCGATCGAGCTCCTGCACAAGGCGGGCCAGAACGCGGACGACGAGTCCCGCAAGACCGTGAGCGCGGAGGACCTGCGCGCCGCGAAGTCGAGCGTCTCGGACACGGTCGAGGAGGGCAAGCTCCGCGAGCTGGACCTCCACAAGAAGCTCACGCTCCTCGCCATCGCGCGGGCCCTGAAGAAGGGCGGCGCGTTCGCGATCACGGGCGAGGTGGAGTCCATTTACGCGGTCGCGTGCGAGGAGCGCGGCGAGAAGCCGCGCGCGCACACGCAGTTCTGGACGTATCTCAAGGACCTCGAGGGCCTCGGCTTCATCCACACGCGGCGAAGCGGCAAGGGCGTCCTCGGGACGACGACGCTCATCTCGCTCCCGGACGTCCCGGCGAAGAGCCTCGAGGAGAGGCTCCTCGCGCTCCTCGGGAAGTAG